The following proteins are co-located in the Flammeovirga kamogawensis genome:
- a CDS encoding carboxylate-amine ligase codes for MSKKFTIGIEEEFQTVSMEDLSLKAHLYEILDQDKKYFHEHVKPEMHKAVLEVGTHICENIDEARKDVVRLRNMAAQMAGDQDQYIAAAGSHPFSSWTEQLMTDDPRYNQIVNELQDAARSNLIFGMHVHVGIENRNQALHLMNQARYFLPHIFALSTNSPFWEGRNTGYMSYRTKVFDKFPRTGIPEFYASAAEYDEYIEMLTTTNCIDNAKKIWWDIRMHPFYNTIEFRICDVQMTTEETLAIASLVQAIVCKLDKLMRQNMSFRIYRRALVNENKWRAARYGLEGKLIDFGKREEVDSKQLILEILDFVDDVVDELGSRDVLETIPALLEKGTGARRQLEIFKQSNSLEDVAKYIVQETNKDLDTKLPWNLTIPSVGV; via the coding sequence ATGAGCAAAAAGTTTACAATTGGTATAGAGGAGGAATTCCAAACTGTAAGTATGGAAGACTTATCTCTAAAGGCTCACTTATATGAAATCCTAGATCAAGATAAGAAGTATTTTCATGAGCATGTAAAGCCTGAAATGCATAAAGCTGTTCTTGAGGTAGGAACGCATATATGTGAAAATATCGATGAAGCTCGTAAAGATGTAGTTCGCCTTAGAAACATGGCTGCTCAAATGGCAGGAGATCAAGATCAGTACATTGCTGCAGCTGGTTCTCATCCATTTTCTTCTTGGACAGAACAATTAATGACGGATGACCCTCGTTACAATCAAATTGTTAATGAACTACAAGATGCTGCAAGATCAAATTTAATTTTTGGAATGCACGTTCATGTAGGTATAGAGAACCGTAACCAAGCGTTACACTTAATGAATCAGGCGAGATATTTCTTACCTCATATTTTTGCACTTTCTACAAATTCACCTTTCTGGGAAGGTAGAAATACAGGGTACATGTCTTACAGAACAAAAGTTTTTGATAAATTTCCAAGAACTGGTATTCCTGAATTTTATGCCTCAGCAGCAGAGTATGATGAGTACATAGAAATGCTAACTACTACAAATTGTATTGATAATGCGAAGAAAATATGGTGGGATATCCGTATGCATCCTTTCTACAATACAATAGAATTTAGAATCTGTGATGTGCAGATGACTACTGAAGAAACATTAGCTATTGCATCTTTAGTTCAAGCAATTGTTTGTAAACTAGATAAATTGATGAGACAAAATATGTCGTTCAGGATTTACAGAAGAGCATTAGTAAACGAGAATAAATGGAGAGCTGCAAGATACGGTTTGGAAGGTAAACTAATTGATTTTGGTAAACGTGAAGAAGTAGACTCTAAACAACTTATCTTAGAAATTCTTGATTTTGTAGATGATGTTGTAGATGAACTTGGTAGCCGTGATGTTCTAGAAACAATTCCTGCTTTATTAGAAAAAGGAACTGGAGCTAGAAGACAATTAGAAATATTTAAACAGTCTAATAGTCTTGAAGATGTGGCAAAATACATTGTTCAAGAAACAAATAAGGACTTAGATACTAAATTGCCTTGGAATTTAACAATACCTAGTGTGGGTGTGTAA
- a CDS encoding ATP-grasp domain-containing protein — translation MKKIGILFGKERSFPQAFIDKVNEIAPKGISAEAVSIDKVVQGKATEYAVIIDRISQDVPFYRAFLKNAAICGTAVINNPFWWSADEKFFNNALALKVGVPVPKTVLLPSNQWPDDTNQDSFTNLAYPLDWNSIFDYIGFPAYMKPHDGGGWKSVYKVNDSNELFEKHAETERLVMMLQEEIKFTEYFRCYCLGGKYVHIMPYAPENPHHLRYVVDQDKPTDPKLLKTIEEYVLKLNHALGYDFNTVEFAIRDGVPYAIDFCNPAPDAGLESVGQENFNWIVENAAKFAIERAEAQVEGQDNLTWGTYVQEGVQQSLKKAVKKAPVAKKATATRKPAAKKTTAAEKKTTAAKKAPAKKAPAKKATTAKKTSTRAKKA, via the coding sequence ATGAAAAAAATTGGTATCCTCTTTGGTAAGGAGCGTAGTTTTCCTCAAGCTTTTATTGATAAAGTAAATGAGATTGCTCCTAAAGGTATTTCTGCAGAAGCAGTTTCTATCGACAAAGTAGTCCAAGGTAAAGCAACTGAATATGCTGTTATTATAGACCGTATTTCTCAGGATGTACCTTTTTACCGTGCCTTCTTAAAGAATGCAGCAATCTGTGGTACAGCTGTTATAAACAATCCATTTTGGTGGAGTGCTGATGAGAAATTCTTCAATAATGCTTTAGCATTAAAAGTTGGTGTACCTGTGCCAAAGACTGTTTTATTACCGTCTAACCAATGGCCAGATGACACAAACCAAGATTCTTTCACAAACTTGGCTTACCCTTTAGATTGGAATAGTATTTTTGATTATATCGGCTTTCCTGCATACATGAAACCACATGATGGTGGAGGTTGGAAAAGTGTTTATAAAGTAAATGATTCTAATGAGCTTTTTGAAAAACATGCTGAAACTGAGCGTTTAGTTATGATGCTTCAGGAAGAAATTAAATTTACTGAGTATTTCCGTTGTTATTGTTTAGGAGGTAAGTATGTACATATCATGCCTTATGCTCCAGAAAATCCTCACCACTTACGTTATGTAGTTGATCAGGACAAACCAACTGATCCAAAACTATTGAAAACAATCGAGGAGTATGTTCTTAAATTAAATCATGCTTTAGGATACGATTTTAACACAGTAGAATTTGCAATCAGAGATGGTGTTCCTTATGCAATTGATTTCTGTAACCCAGCACCAGATGCAGGTTTAGAGTCTGTTGGACAAGAAAACTTTAACTGGATCGTTGAGAATGCTGCCAAATTTGCTATTGAAAGAGCAGAGGCTCAAGTAGAAGGACAAGATAACTTAACTTGGGGTACTTATGTACAAGAAGGCGTTCAACAATCTTTAAAAAAGGCTGTTAAAAAAGCTCCTGTAGCAAAGAAAGCAACAGCTACACGTAAGCCAGCTGCTAAGAAAACTACAGCTGCAGAAAAGAAAACAACCGCAGCTAAAAAGGCTCCAGCAAAAAAAGCCCCAGCAAAGAAGGCAACAACTGCTAAGAAAACATCGACAAGAGCGAAAAAAGCTTAG
- a CDS encoding alpha/beta hydrolase-fold protein produces MNHHQSQNNDENQYFDHIEQTYYSNFLRRDVVLSIFLPHKKEPTPIQAAFFNDGQDMEAVQMYSTLNHLYDLKVINPIAVIGIHCSALRIDEYGCISSADYMNRGNKAHDFSRFVIEELIPYCRKSFNISTSPKDIAYAGFSLGGLSALDISWHYPQYFNKIGVFSGSFWWRDKPAEGDYNDDIDRIMHRTIQNSSKKEGLKFWLQTGTKDETSDRNNNGIIDSIDDTLDLIKELDKKGYDIHDDITYVEITDGEHNFYTWSAVLPNFLTWAFGGNDYVKTDRQQLAERRHKMWFHLDAMAEAPNVDIMLISDKFDMPQLGKKRAVWALLPKGWDSFSERYPVMYLHDAQNLFNKNAPFGMWGIHKVMSEMIDQGKKMIVIAIEHGDEERIEEFAPFADENGTGGSGKRYINFIVDTLVPYINRNFPSKQDRENTGIGGSSMGGLVSLYAGLYRPEAFGKYMIFSPSLWYSSKIFALAKRVTPFLKSMIYFYGGGKESETLIGEIEELIEILKDRGFEDHHLPLKINPEANHSEAVWGQEFEEAMNTLFY; encoded by the coding sequence ATGAATCACCATCAATCACAAAATAATGATGAAAATCAATATTTTGATCACATTGAACAAACCTATTATTCCAATTTCTTAAGAAGAGACGTAGTTCTTTCTATTTTTCTTCCTCATAAAAAAGAGCCAACTCCTATACAGGCTGCATTTTTTAATGACGGACAAGATATGGAGGCTGTTCAGATGTATTCAACATTAAATCATCTTTATGATCTTAAAGTAATAAACCCAATAGCGGTAATTGGAATACATTGTAGTGCTTTAAGAATTGATGAATATGGCTGTATTTCTTCTGCCGACTATATGAACAGAGGAAATAAAGCACATGATTTTTCTCGATTTGTCATAGAAGAGCTTATTCCATATTGCAGAAAAAGTTTTAATATTTCTACATCTCCAAAAGATATAGCTTATGCTGGTTTTTCTTTAGGAGGGTTGTCTGCATTAGATATTTCTTGGCATTACCCACAGTACTTTAACAAAATTGGGGTATTCTCTGGTTCATTCTGGTGGAGAGATAAACCGGCAGAGGGAGACTATAATGATGATATAGACCGCATTATGCACAGAACAATACAAAATTCTTCTAAAAAAGAAGGATTAAAATTCTGGCTACAAACGGGTACTAAAGACGAAACTTCGGATAGGAATAATAATGGCATCATTGATTCTATTGATGACACCCTTGATTTAATTAAAGAGCTTGATAAAAAAGGATATGACATCCATGACGACATTACTTATGTTGAAATAACTGATGGTGAACATAACTTTTATACTTGGTCTGCTGTTTTACCTAATTTTTTAACGTGGGCTTTTGGTGGTAATGATTATGTCAAAACTGACCGTCAGCAATTAGCTGAAAGAAGACACAAAATGTGGTTTCATTTAGATGCTATGGCAGAAGCTCCAAATGTGGATATCATGCTTATCAGTGATAAATTTGATATGCCTCAATTGGGTAAAAAAAGAGCTGTTTGGGCATTGTTACCAAAAGGATGGGATTCTTTCTCGGAACGTTACCCAGTAATGTATTTACACGATGCTCAGAACCTTTTCAATAAAAATGCTCCATTTGGTATGTGGGGTATTCATAAGGTAATGTCCGAAATGATTGATCAGGGTAAAAAGATGATTGTGATTGCTATTGAACATGGCGATGAAGAACGTATAGAAGAGTTTGCTCCTTTTGCTGATGAAAATGGTACAGGAGGAAGCGGAAAAAGATATATTAATTTTATTGTTGATACTTTAGTTCCTTACATAAACAGGAACTTCCCTTCTAAACAAGATAGGGAAAATACAGGTATTGGCGGAAGCTCTATGGGCGGCTTGGTAAGCTTGTACGCGGGCTTATATAGACCAGAAGCATTTGGGAAATACATGATTTTCTCCCCATCATTGTGGTATTCTAGTAAAATATTTGCTTTAGCCAAGAGGGTTACCCCATTCTTGAAATCTATGATCTATTTTTACGGCGGAGGAAAAGAAAGTGAAACGCTAATAGGTGAAATTGAGGAGCTCATTGAAATTTTAAAAGATAGAGGCTTTGAAGATCATCACCTTCCTTTAAAAATAAATCCTGAAGCAAACCATTCGGAAGCTGTTTGGGGACAAGAATTTGAAGAAGCCATGAATACACTCTTTTATTAA
- a CDS encoding M17 family metallopeptidase, with amino-acid sequence MLTNLLIDNTESWEIPSLVIYTESTWEKRLERAAQKWNISVPILKNDFLAKAGESIVLRNNDKKVTLLGIGDSTAFKVIEDAVRKHVFANRDKVGKSYTLNLKHLGDHLENVISPIISGVLLGHYQLKGIPTPVDIHLILPKENRAKHILLIEEAKKVAEAKLWAMYLVDTPSNIIDPQGFADEVEAKSNEFGFDATTFRSREGLKTLGLHAVLAVNAGSKNEPSFSILEYTPKKPVASIAFVGKGVTFDTGGISMKGSQNMHWMKCDMGGAAAVAGAIAAIAAMRLPIAVTGFIPATDNMVDGASVKPGDIIQSHSGKTIEVIDTDAEGRLCLADGVSFACKMKNFDHVIDIATLTGSSVMTLGYEAGAMLSNNIETAQLLTEASISTDEKIWQLPLWDVYNKGIQSDVADVKNYPGNPAAGAIHAAKFIEAFVPENTNWAHLDIAGVAFAANGFGKDRNATGFGVHLLLEFAKIIANQ; translated from the coding sequence ATGTTAACCAATTTATTAATTGATAATACTGAATCTTGGGAAATTCCTTCATTGGTAATTTACACCGAGTCTACTTGGGAAAAACGTCTTGAAAGAGCTGCTCAAAAATGGAATATTTCTGTGCCTATCTTAAAAAATGATTTTCTAGCAAAAGCGGGAGAATCAATTGTTTTAAGAAATAATGATAAAAAAGTAACATTATTGGGTATTGGTGATTCAACCGCTTTTAAAGTAATTGAAGACGCTGTTAGAAAACATGTTTTTGCCAATAGAGATAAAGTTGGTAAATCATATACTTTAAATTTAAAACATTTAGGTGATCATTTAGAAAATGTCATCTCTCCTATTATATCTGGTGTATTATTAGGACATTATCAACTAAAAGGAATACCTACTCCTGTTGATATTCACCTAATTCTTCCAAAAGAAAATAGAGCAAAACATATTCTTCTTATAGAAGAAGCTAAAAAGGTAGCCGAAGCTAAATTATGGGCGATGTACCTTGTAGATACTCCTTCTAATATTATTGATCCTCAAGGATTTGCTGATGAAGTTGAAGCAAAGTCTAATGAATTTGGGTTTGATGCAACCACTTTTAGAAGTAGAGAAGGTTTAAAAACACTTGGATTACACGCTGTTCTTGCTGTAAATGCAGGCAGTAAAAACGAACCTTCCTTTTCTATTTTAGAATACACACCTAAAAAACCTGTCGCATCAATTGCATTTGTGGGTAAAGGTGTAACTTTCGACACAGGAGGAATCTCTATGAAGGGTTCACAAAATATGCATTGGATGAAATGTGATATGGGTGGTGCTGCTGCAGTAGCTGGAGCTATTGCTGCAATTGCTGCAATGCGTTTACCAATTGCTGTCACTGGTTTTATTCCTGCAACAGATAACATGGTTGATGGTGCTTCTGTAAAACCAGGTGATATCATTCAAAGTCACTCTGGAAAAACAATTGAAGTTATTGATACCGATGCTGAAGGTAGATTATGTTTAGCTGATGGTGTCTCTTTTGCATGTAAAATGAAAAACTTTGATCATGTAATTGATATTGCAACGCTAACAGGTTCTTCTGTTATGACTTTAGGTTATGAAGCTGGTGCAATGTTAAGTAACAATATTGAGACTGCTCAACTTTTAACTGAAGCAAGTATCTCTACAGATGAGAAAATATGGCAATTACCTTTATGGGATGTTTACAATAAAGGCATACAATCTGATGTGGCTGATGTGAAAAATTATCCTGGTAACCCTGCTGCAGGTGCTATACATGCTGCTAAATTTATAGAAGCATTTGTTCCAGAAAATACAAATTGGGCTCACCTAGATATTGCCGGAGTAGCATTTGCTGCAAATGGCTTTGGAAAAGATAGAAATGCAACTGGTTTTGGTGTTCATTTATTATTAGAATTCGCCAAAATTATTGCTAATCAATAA
- a CDS encoding ATP-grasp domain-containing protein, whose product MSHQRPLSILCVSCYFKGEDFLIGAKETGAKVTLLTVKDLEHHAWPKDSIDEMIFSGQSATDWNYEHVIKGLAYKFREEPFDIIVALDDFDVEKAAYLREHFRTPGMGQTTVRHFRDKLGMRMKAKDLGLPIPKFTGLFSNEMIHHFLDNVEGPWLIKPRSEASASGIQKVHTHQEFWDAVNGLGDERDDFLAEAFRPGDVLHVDSLSLNGKIIFSRAHRYMNTPMEVAHDGGVFRTHTMEHDAKETEEVLALNEKLLSGFGLKHGASHSEYIKDHATGKYIFLETASRVGGANIAEMLEASSNVNLWKEWAKIEYAVATNTPYNLPVLRNDYSGIIVSLAKQEWPELSHYNDAEVVWKMNKQYHAGVIVSSEKLERVTELLEQYASRFYEDFFATLPSTRDRPAT is encoded by the coding sequence ATGAGTCATCAAAGACCTTTATCGATTCTGTGTGTTTCTTGTTATTTCAAAGGTGAAGATTTCCTTATCGGAGCAAAAGAAACTGGTGCAAAAGTAACTTTACTTACTGTTAAGGATTTAGAACATCACGCTTGGCCAAAAGATAGTATTGATGAGATGATATTTAGTGGACAATCTGCAACTGATTGGAATTACGAACACGTTATTAAAGGATTGGCTTACAAATTTAGAGAAGAACCATTTGATATTATTGTTGCTTTAGATGATTTTGACGTTGAAAAAGCGGCTTATCTAAGAGAGCATTTCAGAACTCCTGGAATGGGACAAACAACTGTAAGACATTTTAGAGATAAGCTTGGTATGAGAATGAAAGCTAAGGACCTTGGGTTACCTATACCTAAGTTTACAGGTCTTTTCTCTAATGAAATGATTCACCATTTTCTAGATAATGTAGAAGGACCTTGGTTAATTAAACCTCGCTCTGAAGCATCAGCTTCTGGAATTCAAAAAGTACATACTCATCAAGAATTTTGGGATGCAGTAAATGGACTTGGAGATGAAAGAGATGATTTTCTTGCTGAAGCATTCCGCCCAGGAGATGTATTGCATGTAGATAGTTTATCATTAAATGGTAAAATAATATTCTCACGTGCACACAGGTACATGAATACTCCTATGGAAGTTGCTCACGATGGTGGTGTTTTCAGAACTCATACAATGGAACATGATGCAAAAGAAACTGAAGAAGTATTGGCTTTAAATGAAAAGTTATTGAGTGGCTTTGGTTTAAAACATGGAGCATCTCATTCTGAATACATCAAAGACCACGCTACCGGAAAATACATCTTTTTAGAGACTGCTTCTAGAGTTGGTGGAGCAAATATCGCTGAAATGTTAGAGGCATCATCAAATGTGAACCTTTGGAAAGAATGGGCTAAAATTGAGTATGCTGTAGCAACAAATACTCCATACAATTTACCCGTTTTAAGAAATGACTATTCTGGAATCATTGTTTCATTAGCAAAACAAGAATGGCCAGAATTATCACATTATAACGATGCTGAGGTTGTTTGGAAGATGAATAAGCAATACCACGCTGGTGTTATTGTATCTTCTGAAAAATTAGAAAGAGTTACAGAACTACTTGAACAATATGCTTCTCGTTTTTATGAAGACTTTTTTGCAACGCTACCTTCTACAAGAGATAGACCTGCTACTTAA
- a CDS encoding esterase family protein has translation MRRDIGGWHSPRLNKWMDIVSYGHYGPALLLFPTAAADFLEYERFQLIDALRPFIDAGKLKVYSINSINTESWMNNQMNPRHKAERQEAFNHYIYDEVVPFIFNDCGGHTPIILSGASFGALHSANIFFKRPDLFWGLIAMSGDYQLHSYTKGYSDDLTFFNSPLSYLPGWNDHYIIDQLKQKEIVLATGQGNHEKPSAAIELSHVLNAKGIHNHLEVWGHDIHHDWPTWRQMLPHFLGNWFIH, from the coding sequence ATGAGAAGAGATATTGGAGGGTGGCATAGTCCACGTTTAAATAAATGGATGGATATTGTAAGTTATGGTCACTACGGACCTGCATTACTTTTATTCCCTACTGCTGCGGCAGATTTCTTAGAATACGAAAGATTTCAATTAATTGATGCTTTAAGACCATTTATCGATGCTGGTAAACTTAAAGTATATTCTATTAATAGTATTAATACTGAGTCTTGGATGAACAACCAGATGAATCCTAGACATAAAGCAGAAAGACAAGAAGCGTTTAATCATTACATTTATGATGAAGTGGTTCCTTTTATTTTTAATGATTGTGGAGGACACACCCCTATAATTTTATCTGGAGCTTCTTTTGGTGCTTTACATTCAGCTAATATTTTCTTTAAGCGACCTGATTTATTCTGGGGCTTAATAGCAATGAGTGGGGATTATCAATTACATTCTTATACTAAAGGGTACTCTGATGATCTTACTTTCTTTAATTCACCTTTAAGTTACTTACCAGGGTGGAATGATCATTATATCATTGATCAATTAAAGCAAAAAGAAATTGTTTTGGCTACTGGACAGGGAAATCATGAAAAGCCTTCCGCTGCGATAGAATTATCTCATGTTTTAAATGCTAAAGGTATACATAACCATTTAGAAGTTTGGGGGCATGATATTCATCATGACTGGCCTACTTGGCGTCAAATGTTACCTCATTTCTTAGGAAATTGGTTTATTCATTAA
- a CDS encoding caspase family protein, with amino-acid sequence MKPKLHILLCCFLSLSLLSIASEKRALLIGIDKYYDSETERFAEWQNLDGAVNDASAVYDILRAKYGFNEKNMKLLAGEKNTTKKAILKGFNQLIKSTNPGDQIFIYYAGHGAQITNSQFYELDKKNEAIVPSDVLRTNEYLLDVEINDLLNQILDKNGELTVIFDNCFSGSGTRGKINTNELKSRYVPVSDLDIDTKFEKKQSAAERGALVISAAQDYQFAKEYKDSRGQSHGVFTYALIKAMQASNVNESAEDVFKRVNSIILYNAVPRQDPVIEASVERIKAPLFGGVADPSVGVQIGVVDAENKYKITLDGGSALGVVPGTQLSHGEKGIVVEVTSLFGVNGSYCKIIEGDKELSEGDLLKVTKWAPYNKNRLKVNYSAAGINSTDLEKVKELSKYYRNKRLLADDPLDTKIDLLIKKEDSGQWVVLNHGNKDNFSSNVPSSSDIDKYIKSKKVTGKIFIEIPPSEAVYKEIEGALIGQAKVEKVGTDTRCDYQLIGKYNQSNTLEYAWLRTSATNKDDHSPLPEITDWLSKEKVVLLSDYALRLGEVKSWLTMDVPPNNACFPYKLGLMKESNGEIISQGALVEGEVYTVSLYLDEKLYDNWNNEDRYIYIFLLENDGSMQLLFPDRNASVENNTEQIAQEKGDYKNIIKLVEAGELAVSPPFTTDNILMLSTTSAIIDTSIFNQTGVKSRGSGEDASLESLLEEEDTRKTNSVSNWYLEKHTFYGEEVN; translated from the coding sequence ATGAAACCTAAATTACATATTTTACTTTGTTGTTTTTTATCTCTATCTCTACTATCAATAGCCTCTGAAAAAAGAGCACTTCTTATCGGTATAGATAAATATTATGATTCTGAGACCGAACGCTTTGCAGAATGGCAAAATTTAGATGGAGCAGTAAACGATGCATCAGCAGTTTATGACATTCTTAGAGCTAAGTATGGCTTTAATGAGAAAAATATGAAGCTGCTTGCAGGTGAAAAAAACACAACTAAAAAAGCAATTCTTAAAGGGTTTAATCAATTGATTAAATCAACAAATCCTGGAGATCAAATTTTTATTTATTATGCAGGACATGGTGCTCAAATTACCAATTCTCAATTTTATGAGTTAGATAAGAAAAATGAAGCAATTGTACCTTCTGATGTATTAAGAACGAATGAATATCTTTTAGATGTTGAAATAAATGATCTCTTAAACCAGATACTTGATAAAAATGGTGAGTTAACCGTCATTTTCGATAATTGTTTTAGTGGATCTGGTACAAGAGGAAAAATCAATACTAATGAACTTAAGTCTAGATATGTTCCAGTATCTGATTTAGATATTGATACTAAATTCGAGAAAAAACAATCGGCTGCTGAAAGAGGAGCACTTGTAATATCAGCAGCTCAAGATTATCAATTTGCGAAAGAATATAAAGATTCAAGAGGGCAATCTCATGGCGTGTTTACTTATGCTTTGATTAAAGCAATGCAAGCAAGTAATGTAAACGAGTCTGCAGAAGATGTTTTTAAAAGAGTAAATTCTATTATTTTATATAATGCTGTTCCAAGACAGGATCCAGTTATTGAAGCCTCTGTAGAAAGAATTAAAGCTCCATTATTTGGAGGAGTTGCAGATCCTTCTGTTGGTGTACAAATTGGGGTAGTAGATGCGGAAAATAAATACAAAATCACTTTAGATGGAGGAAGTGCTCTTGGCGTTGTTCCAGGTACACAATTATCACATGGTGAAAAAGGGATTGTAGTAGAAGTAACTTCACTCTTTGGTGTTAATGGGAGTTATTGCAAAATTATAGAAGGTGATAAGGAGTTATCAGAAGGTGACCTTTTAAAAGTGACAAAATGGGCTCCTTATAATAAAAATAGGCTTAAGGTAAATTACAGTGCTGCAGGTATAAATTCTACAGATTTAGAAAAGGTAAAAGAATTATCAAAATACTATAGAAATAAGCGTCTTTTAGCTGATGATCCGTTAGATACTAAAATTGATCTTTTAATAAAGAAAGAAGACTCAGGTCAATGGGTAGTTTTAAATCATGGTAATAAAGATAACTTTTCTAGTAATGTACCTTCTTCATCAGACATAGATAAATATATAAAGAGTAAGAAAGTGACTGGAAAAATATTTATCGAAATACCTCCATCAGAAGCTGTTTATAAAGAAATTGAAGGTGCTTTGATTGGTCAAGCTAAAGTTGAAAAAGTAGGTACAGACACTAGATGTGATTATCAATTAATTGGTAAATACAATCAGTCAAATACTTTAGAATATGCTTGGTTAAGAACATCTGCAACAAATAAAGATGATCATAGCCCATTACCAGAAATTACAGATTGGTTAAGTAAAGAAAAAGTTGTTTTATTATCTGATTATGCACTTCGTTTAGGAGAAGTGAAGAGTTGGCTAACAATGGATGTTCCTCCTAATAACGCTTGTTTCCCATATAAATTAGGTTTAATGAAAGAATCTAATGGAGAAATTATTTCTCAGGGAGCATTGGTAGAAGGTGAAGTATATACAGTTTCTCTTTATTTAGATGAAAAATTATATGATAATTGGAATAATGAAGATCGATATATTTATATCTTTTTATTAGAGAATGATGGGAGTATGCAGCTGCTGTTTCCAGATAGAAATGCATCTGTAGAGAATAATACAGAGCAAATTGCTCAAGAAAAAGGAGATTATAAAAATATCATTAAGTTAGTTGAAGCAGGTGAGTTAGCTGTTTCTCCTCCTTTCACTACTGATAATATATTGATGTTAAGTACAACAAGTGCTATTATAGACACTTCAATTTTTAATCAGACAGGTGTGAAGTCTAGAGGAAGTGGAGAAGATGCTTCTTTAGAGTCTCTCTTGGAAGAAGAAGATACTAGGAAAACAAATTCTGTAAGTAATTGGTATTTAGAAAAGCATACCTTTTACGGAGAGGAAGTTAACTAA